A portion of the Hoylesella buccalis ATCC 35310 genome contains these proteins:
- a CDS encoding agmatine deiminase family protein, which yields MTKYKILYYLPAEWEPQKAVQLTWPHAHTDWQPYLQDIVDTEVQLARVIARYQEVIIVTQDVAETKRHFTAQECQRIRFVECPLNDTWARDHGFITLLPKDGKAAPQLLDFQFNGWGNKFEASKDNLINRQLVAQNAVKGEYVDYNDFVLEGGSIESDGKGTILTTSLCLLAPNRNQPLTKQEIERKLLERLHANRILWIDYGKLVGDDTDGHIDTTVRFAPNDTLLYIGTGDEEDVQYDDFKKMERQLKTFRTIEGKSYRLLKLPIPQPIYYEGERLPATYANFVVINGAVIVPTYQQDELDRQALDIIGTAFPHRDIIPLDATTVIKQHGSLHCLTMQQMQTLNFEH from the coding sequence ATGACAAAATACAAGATACTCTACTACCTGCCTGCCGAATGGGAGCCGCAAAAAGCCGTGCAATTGACATGGCCACATGCCCATACCGACTGGCAACCCTATTTGCAAGACATTGTTGACACCGAGGTGCAACTGGCAAGGGTGATTGCAAGATATCAGGAGGTGATCATCGTCACACAAGATGTGGCAGAGACAAAACGTCATTTCACGGCACAGGAATGCCAACGAATCAGGTTCGTAGAATGTCCTCTCAACGATACATGGGCTCGCGACCATGGCTTCATCACCTTGCTGCCGAAGGACGGCAAAGCTGCTCCCCAGCTCTTGGATTTCCAATTTAACGGTTGGGGGAACAAGTTTGAAGCCTCCAAGGACAACCTGATTAACAGGCAACTTGTAGCTCAAAACGCCGTAAAAGGCGAATATGTAGATTATAACGACTTTGTCTTAGAGGGAGGTTCCATCGAGAGCGACGGCAAGGGAACCATCCTGACCACCAGTCTCTGCTTGCTCGCTCCAAACAGAAACCAACCGCTGACAAAGCAAGAAATAGAACGAAAGTTGCTCGAAAGATTGCACGCCAACCGCATTTTATGGATAGACTACGGAAAGCTAGTGGGTGATGACACAGATGGACACATAGACACAACCGTGCGCTTTGCCCCAAATGACACCTTATTATATATAGGTACCGGTGACGAGGAGGACGTACAATACGACGACTTCAAAAAAATGGAACGACAGTTGAAAACGTTTCGCACCATAGAAGGCAAGTCCTATCGATTGCTCAAGCTCCCTATACCCCAGCCTATTTACTACGAAGGCGAGCGTCTGCCAGCCACTTACGCCAACTTCGTTGTCATTAATGGGGCGGTGATAGTTCCAACTTATCAACAAGACGAACTGGACAGGCAAGCACTCGACATCATTGGGACGGCCTTTCCCCACCGCGACATCATTCCCCTGGATGCTACAACGGTCATCAAGCAACATGGTTCACTGCACTGTCTTACCATGCAACAAATGCAAACTTTGAACTTTGAACATTGA
- a CDS encoding carbon-nitrogen hydrolase, whose amino-acid sequence MNEIRIGILQLRNTKCVDDNKKKIAENITDLAQRGAQLIVLQELHNSLYFCQVEDVNNFDLAEPIPGPSTEFFGKLAKKLEVVIITSLFEKRAPGLYHNTAVVIEKDGTIAGKYRKMHIPDDPAYYEKFYFTPGDLGFHPIDTSIGRLGVLVCWDQWYPEAARLMALQGAQLLIYPTAIGYESSDDKDEQQRQRNAWMTVQRGHAVANGIPVITVNRVGHEDDPSGQTNGINFWGSSFVAGPQGELYYQACDDDEESVVIDIDLDHSEQVRRWWPFLRDRRIENYQDIVKRYIDK is encoded by the coding sequence ATGAACGAAATAAGAATAGGAATACTACAATTGCGGAACACAAAATGTGTAGACGATAACAAAAAGAAAATAGCCGAGAACATCACCGACTTGGCGCAGCGTGGCGCACAGCTCATTGTGTTGCAAGAACTGCACAACTCGCTCTACTTTTGTCAGGTGGAGGATGTAAACAACTTCGATTTGGCAGAACCAATCCCGGGTCCTTCTACAGAGTTCTTCGGCAAGTTGGCTAAAAAATTAGAGGTGGTCATCATCACTTCGCTATTTGAAAAGCGGGCTCCCGGCCTGTATCACAACACAGCAGTGGTGATAGAGAAAGACGGAACTATCGCTGGGAAATACCGCAAGATGCACATACCTGACGACCCTGCTTACTATGAAAAGTTCTATTTCACGCCTGGCGACTTGGGTTTCCACCCCATCGACACGTCCATCGGTCGCTTAGGTGTACTGGTCTGTTGGGATCAATGGTATCCAGAGGCAGCCCGACTCATGGCATTGCAAGGCGCACAACTCCTCATCTACCCCACAGCCATTGGTTACGAAAGTAGCGATGACAAGGATGAGCAACAGCGACAACGCAACGCATGGATGACCGTTCAGCGTGGGCATGCGGTAGCTAACGGCATTCCCGTCATCACAGTAAACCGAGTTGGACACGAAGACGACCCTTCTGGACAAACCAATGGCATTAACTTTTGGGGTAGTTCGTTTGTGGCTGGTCCACAAGGAGAGCTGTATTATCAGGCGTGCGATGACGATGAAGAGAGCGTGGTAATAGACATCGACCTCGACCATAGCGAACAAGTACGCCGCTGGTGGCCATTCTTGCGTGACCGACGGATTGAGAACTATCAAGACATTGTGAAAAGATACATCGACAAATAG